A segment of the Acidobacteriota bacterium genome:
TTCTGTTTCACGTCGATTTCGGTCATCGCTCCCCTCCCTGCGCTTCGCGTTCCACGGGATCTTCCTCCTCGAAGACCACCTGCAGGACGTCGAGGTCGTCTCCGCCCGTCACGCTGAGGACGCCGTCGCAGCGCGGGCAGAGCCGCAGCCACGTTCCGGGCGCGCGCCCGGGCAGGTCGCCGCAGATGCGGCACGTCTGCGTCGCGGGCCGCCAGTCGACTTCCAGGGTCGCCCCTGCCTCGGGCGTGCCCTCGACGAGCGCCTCCCACGCGTACTTCAGGAGCTCGGGTTCGATGGCCGCGAGGTCGCCGACCGCGAGGCGTACGCACGTGATGCGCCCGGGGCCGCGATCCGCGACGGACTGGCGCGCGATCCGGCGCACCTCGGCGGCGACGCCCATCTCGTGCACGTCAGCAGATCCTCGGGAGCTGCTCGCCCGTCAGGAGGTCGACGATGCGCGTTCCCCCGATGCGGCTCTTCAGCGTCACGCGGCCCGGGCCCTCGGAGACGACCGTGCCGATCGCGGCGGCCTTCGCGCCGAGGGGGTGGGCCCGCAGCGCCGCGAGCGCCGCGTCGGCGGCCTCCGGCGCGACGATCGCGAGGAGCTTGCCCTCGTTCGCGACGTAGAGCGGGTCGAGGCCGAGGATCTCGCAGGCCCCGCGCACCTCCTCGGCGATCGGGAGTTTCGTCTCCTCGAGGCGGATGCCGACGGCGGCCTGGCCCGCGATCTCGTTCAGCGTCGAGGCCACGCCGCCGCGCGTCGGGTCGCGCAGGACGTGCACGGCGTCGCCGGCGGCCGCGAGGAGGTCCGCGACGAGGCCGTTCAGCGCGGCCGTGTCGCTCTCGAGCGTCGTCTCGAAGCGCAGGCCCTCGCGGAGCGACATGATCGCGATCCCGTGGACGGCGATCTCGCCGCTCACGAGGACGACGTCGCCCGCACGCGCGCGCCGCGGCGAGATCACGACGCCGGGTGGGACGATTCCGACGCCCGTCACGTTCACGAAGACGCCGTCGCCCTTGCCGCGGTCCACGACCTTTGTGTCGCCCGTGACGATCGAGACGCGCGCGCCAGAGGCCGCGCGCTGCATGGAGGCGACGATCCGCTCGAGGTCCGCGATCGGGAGGCCCTCCTCGAGGATGAGGCCCGCCGAGAGCGCGAGCGGCTGCGCCCCGCACATCGCGAGGTCGTTCACGGTGCCGTTGACGGCGAGAGAGCCGATGTCGCCGCCGGGGAAGAACAACGGGTGGATCACGAACGAGTCGGTCGAAAAAGCGAGGCGCATGCCGCCCGCTTCGAGGATCGCGCCGTCGTGCAGCTCGCGGAGCGCCGGGTTGTCGAAGCTCTTGAGGAACAGGGTCTCGATGAGGCGCTGTGTGAGGCGTCCGCCGCCGCCGTGCGCCATGAGGATCGTCTCGCCAGCGGTCGGCGCGGGCACGGGACACGACGCCGCCGTGAGCGCAGCGCCGAGGTCGGGGGCGGGGGCGGGGGAAGGCGGCTTCGCTCCGGCCATCACGCCCTCGCGTACAGCCAGTACGCCGCGCAGGCTCCCTCGGACGACACCATCGGCGCGCCGAGCGGGTGCTCGGGCGTGCAGCGCGTCCCGAACGCGGAGCACGCG
Coding sequences within it:
- a CDS encoding hydrogenase maturation nickel metallochaperone HypA is translated as MHEMGVAAEVRRIARQSVADRGPGRITCVRLAVGDLAAIEPELLKYAWEALVEGTPEAGATLEVDWRPATQTCRICGDLPGRAPGTWLRLCPRCDGVLSVTGGDDLDVLQVVFEEEDPVEREAQGGER
- the hypE gene encoding hydrogenase expression/formation protein HypE: MAGAKPPSPAPAPDLGAALTAASCPVPAPTAGETILMAHGGGGRLTQRLIETLFLKSFDNPALRELHDGAILEAGGMRLAFSTDSFVIHPLFFPGGDIGSLAVNGTVNDLAMCGAQPLALSAGLILEEGLPIADLERIVASMQRAASGARVSIVTGDTKVVDRGKGDGVFVNVTGVGIVPPGVVISPRRARAGDVVLVSGEIAVHGIAIMSLREGLRFETTLESDTAALNGLVADLLAAAGDAVHVLRDPTRGGVASTLNEIAGQAAVGIRLEETKLPIAEEVRGACEILGLDPLYVANEGKLLAIVAPEAADAALAALRAHPLGAKAAAIGTVVSEGPGRVTLKSRIGGTRIVDLLTGEQLPRIC